The following are from one region of the Anaerolineales bacterium genome:
- a CDS encoding NAD-dependent epimerase/dehydratase family protein, which yields MSQVHVVFGTGPLGRSVMQELLARGRTVRMLSHSGTMAETPAGVQVAAADLYDPASVRRMVQDAAVAYQCSQPKYHEWPQKFPPLQAAILEGLTGTSTRLVIAENLYMYGDTDGHPLTEDLPFAAHTRKGKVRAAMSQAALAAHQAGNVRVAIGRGSDFFGPWALNSSHGDRVFYPALAGKTASFGGRLDQPHTATYIGDFGKGLVILGEREDALGQAWHVPSDRPSITQGEFAQLVCEQLGIPPRSSAISKRMMRLAGLFIPGAREAVEMMYEFEKPFIVDSSKFEKTFAVRPTPLAQAIEATLAWYRSHPKN from the coding sequence ATGTCTCAGGTACATGTTGTGTTCGGCACGGGTCCACTCGGACGGTCGGTGATGCAGGAATTGCTCGCCCGCGGGCGCACGGTGCGCATGCTCAGCCACAGCGGTACGATGGCCGAGACCCCGGCCGGCGTGCAGGTGGCGGCAGCAGACCTGTACGACCCGGCCTCTGTCCGGCGCATGGTGCAAGACGCAGCCGTCGCCTATCAGTGTTCCCAGCCCAAGTACCACGAGTGGCCGCAGAAGTTCCCCCCGCTGCAGGCTGCAATCCTCGAGGGGCTGACCGGCACCTCCACCCGGCTGGTGATCGCCGAGAACCTGTACATGTACGGCGACACCGACGGACACCCGCTAACCGAAGACCTACCCTTCGCCGCGCACACACGCAAGGGCAAGGTGCGCGCGGCGATGTCGCAGGCGGCGCTGGCCGCCCACCAGGCCGGCAACGTCCGGGTCGCCATCGGGCGCGGCTCCGATTTCTTCGGGCCCTGGGCGTTGAACTCGTCCCACGGAGATCGGGTCTTCTACCCGGCCCTGGCCGGCAAGACGGCCAGCTTCGGCGGGCGCCTCGATCAGCCGCATACGGCGACCTACATCGGGGACTTCGGCAAGGGCCTGGTCATCCTCGGGGAGCGCGAAGATGCCCTCGGCCAGGCGTGGCACGTCCCCAGCGATCGGCCCTCGATCACCCAGGGCGAATTCGCGCAGCTCGTCTGCGAGCAACTGGGGATCCCGCCCCGGTCCAGCGCGATCTCGAAACGGATGATGCGCTTGGCGGGATTGTTCATCCCCGGAGCGCGCGAGGCGGTGGAGATGATGTACGAGTTCGAGAAGCCCTTCATCGTCGACAGCAGCAAGTTCGAGAAGACCTTCGCGGTCCGGCCCACGCCGTTGGCGCAGGCCATCGAGGCCACTCTGGCCTGGTACCGGAGCCATCCCAAAAACTGA
- a CDS encoding TetR/AcrR family transcriptional regulator — translation MPSTQRKRSPRPILRQETIKAAARHQMAERGTAGLTLRGIARELGVTAPAIYNYFPHLDDLITALIIDAFTDLGVAMQASDSAAPTARPADRAMAQCLAYRRWATDHPLDFQLIYGNPIPGYIAPADITIPLARRPFLGLFACFLEAHQAGELQIPAEYADVPKETHHAISAWQLLSGIEMPDALLALLLSGWARIHGMVMLELFHHIQPLVGEGEAFYRYELEAFLRQLGLQATSQVDFATPP, via the coding sequence ATGCCCAGCACGCAGCGCAAGCGCTCCCCCCGACCTATCCTCCGACAGGAGACGATCAAGGCGGCCGCACGGCACCAGATGGCCGAGCGCGGCACGGCCGGTCTGACGCTGCGGGGCATCGCCCGTGAGCTCGGCGTCACCGCCCCGGCGATCTACAACTACTTCCCCCATCTTGACGACCTGATCACCGCCTTGATCATCGACGCCTTCACCGACCTGGGCGTGGCCATGCAGGCGTCCGACTCGGCTGCGCCTACCGCCCGTCCCGCCGACCGGGCAATGGCGCAGTGCCTCGCCTATCGGCGCTGGGCGACCGATCACCCGCTGGACTTCCAGCTGATCTACGGCAATCCGATCCCCGGATACATCGCGCCGGCCGACATCACGATCCCGCTCGCCCGCCGGCCCTTCCTCGGCCTGTTCGCCTGCTTCCTCGAAGCGCACCAAGCGGGGGAGCTGCAGATCCCGGCGGAGTATGCCGATGTCCCAAAGGAGACGCACCACGCCATCTCCGCCTGGCAACTGCTCTCCGGCATCGAGATGCCGGATGCCCTGCTGGCTCTGCTGTTGAGCGGCTGGGCACGCATCCACGGTATGGTCATGCTCGAGCTCTTCCATCACATTCAACCGCTCGTCGGCGAGGGCGAGGCCTTCTACCGCTACGAGTTGGAGGCCTTCCTTCGCCAGCTCGGCCTGCAGGCCACCTCGCAGGTCGACTTCGCAACGCCACCTTGA
- a CDS encoding formylglycine-generating enzyme family protein: protein MRQIALTLSALAILLGACGVPGTVTPPAPDLQVNTELPVATEVPLATEVPVNTEVPSMGSTRMSETDGMTLVYVPSGDFTMGSDSSSYANERPVHTVFLDAYWIDQTEVTNDMFGAFVAQTGYQADAENAGSSYGYDPNTGKTERTQGAGWQHPLGPDSGLSDLAEHPVVHVSWNDARAYCEWAGRRLPTEAEWEKAARGTDGRTFPWGNAFDGSRLNSADVNLGAGRGNSDFDDGFQLTSPVGSYPQGASPYGALDLVGNVWEWVNDWVDEAYYQSSPSANPGGPDSGEYRVLRGGSWHDPEDGNRAAYRGWASPADTDITLGFRCGLTP from the coding sequence ACCTTGTCCGCTCTGGCAATCCTATTGGGGGCCTGCGGTGTCCCCGGAACGGTCACGCCACCTGCCCCCGACCTGCAGGTGAACACGGAACTGCCTGTGGCTACTGAAGTGCCGCTGGCTACGGAAGTGCCGGTGAATACGGAAGTGCCCAGCATGGGCTCCACCCGGATGTCGGAAACCGACGGTATGACGCTGGTCTACGTGCCGAGCGGGGATTTCACGATGGGCAGCGACAGCAGCAGCTATGCCAATGAGAGGCCTGTCCACACAGTCTTCCTGGATGCCTACTGGATCGACCAGACCGAAGTGACCAACGACATGTTCGGGGCCTTTGTCGCTCAGACCGGTTATCAGGCTGATGCCGAAAACGCGGGCTCGTCCTACGGATATGATCCCAATACCGGCAAGACCGAGCGAACCCAGGGCGCAGGCTGGCAACACCCGCTGGGGCCGGATTCCGGCCTGTCGGATCTCGCCGAGCATCCGGTGGTGCATGTTTCGTGGAATGATGCTCGGGCGTATTGTGAATGGGCAGGGCGCCGCCTGCCGACCGAAGCCGAATGGGAGAAAGCCGCGCGTGGCACGGACGGCAGAACATTTCCCTGGGGCAATGCTTTTGACGGGTCACGCTTGAATTCCGCAGACGTCAATTTGGGGGCGGGTCGGGGCAACAGCGATTTCGATGACGGTTTTCAGCTTACCTCGCCGGTTGGAAGTTATCCTCAAGGTGCCAGCCCGTACGGAGCATTGGACTTGGTCGGGAACGTATGGGAATGGGTGAATGACTGGGTCGATGAGGCCTACTACCAGAGTTCGCCTTCCGCCAATCCTGGCGGCCCAGATTCCGGCGAATACCGCGTCTTACGCGGCGGGTCGTGGCACGACCCCGAGGACGGCAATCGGGCGGCGTACCGCGGGTGGGCCTCCCCCGCGGATACCGACATCACCCTCGGGTTCCGTTGTGGACTCACGCCATAG